From Gottschalkiaceae bacterium SANA:
ACCAAGGTTCCTTCTTCTATCAAAGCGATAGTACCATGCTTCATTTCACCCGCCGCAATGGCAAATGAATTGATATAAGAAATTTCCTTCAATTTCAAGGATCCCTCTAAAGCAATATCGGAGTCCATTCCACGTCCAAGGAAAAGAACCTTATCTTTATGAAAATGCTGATTGGCTAAATTTGAAAGATCTTCTTTTGTATTTAAAACCTCTTGAATTTGTTCAGGCAATCGTTTCAAGTCCTCAATCACCGACTGAATTTCTTCTGGATCCATAACACCTTTCAGCTCAGCAAATCGCAGAGCCATCAACTGGAATGCCATCAATTGCGTAGTAAATGCTTTTGTAGATGCCACCGCGATTTCAGGACCCGCCCAAGTATACATGACATCGTCAGATTCCCGCGCAACTGAGCTGCCAACAACATTACATACAGACAAAACACGAGCACCTCGACGTTTTGCTTCCCGCAAGGCCGCCAAGGTATCCAAGGTTTCACCCGATTGACTGCATGCGATAAAGAGCGTATGTTCATTCACAAAAAGGTCGCGATAGCGAAACTCGCTGGCAACATCAACCGTTACCGGAATCTTTGCGTAGCGTTCGATCAAGCCTTTGCCGATCAAACCTGCATGATAAGCTGTGCCGCAGGCAACAATTACAACTTCCTTGATTTGTTTAAAATCCTCAGCTGTCATCGTCAAGCCTTCCAAGTGAAGACTTCCATCTGCCGACAAGCGCTGTGTCAGCGTTTCTCTCACACCGGTTGGTTGCTCTTCAATTTCTTTCAACATAAAATGCGGATAGCCTTCCTTTTCAGCGGAAGCCAAATCCCAATTCACATGAAAAATTTCTCGATCAACTGGACGGTCAAACTCATCAACGATTGAAATTCCATCACGTTTCAGATCGACCAACTCTCCATTTTCCAAGAAGTACACATCACGTGTATACTTCAAAATAGCCGGAATATCAGAAGCGATAAAGTTCTCATCGACTCCCTTTCCAACGATCAACGGGCTGTCTTTTCGTACCGCAATCAAACGATTTGGTTCCTTTTGGCTCATCACTGCAATGGCATAGGCCCCTTGCAGGCGTTCCATGGCCTTTTGAACCGCGCATTTTAAATCATCGTCATAATAATGCGCAATTAAATGCGCAATTACTTCAGAATCTGTTTCCGATCGAAATTCGATCTTGTGGGTTTCTTGGAGCCACTTCTTGATGTCCATGTAATTCTCAATGATCCCGTTGTGAACAACGGCGATCTCCTGGGTTTCACTGGTATGGGGATGTGAGTTTTGATCCGATGGCGCACCATGTGTCGCCCACCTTGTATGTCCAATTCCCATTTGCCCCTGGATCGGTGAATGCTCAATCACACCGGCAAGATTTGCAAGGCGACCGGCACGTTTCTCCACTTGTATGTGTTGATTCGCGAAGATCGCTACCCCGGCTGAGTCATATCCCCGATATTCCAATCGGCTTAGCCCTTCCAATAAAACCTCTGTTGCTTGCTTATTTCCAATATACCCTACGATTCCGCACATTTTGTATTTTCCTCCAGTCCAAAATTTTGTGGGCCGGACAGCTGTCTTTTTTCCCTGCTATTGTCCCCAGGGTCACCCCTGATATTTGTCGCAGTTCTATAGATGAAAAAACAGAAAACACCCCGAGGTACCCGCCGAAATTCGAATGTCCTCGTCCTCGTCAACATCAAATGATGTTCAGGCGCTTTGTTGGCGTGTGCTTGTAATCTACTTTATAAATCCCTCCCCACCTAATGAATTCGGTCTCTTACACTGTTCAAATTGACCCTCTTTGCTCTACATATAAAAAAATGGAGATCCGAAGACCTCCATCTATTGTACTATTTTCCTAGGCGTGTTTCAATGAGTTTTACTAGATCCGCCGCCATTTTTCGCATTTCTATCTCATCTTTACCTTCTAGCATGACACGAACCAAAGGTTCCGTACCCGATGGCCGAATAACAACGCGTCCTTCTCCATGGAAATGCGCTTCAATCTCAGCAATACGCTTGGCAACTTCCTCATCTTCCATATATGCGTGCTTATTCTGATTGCTAACAATCGCATTTAAAAGTACCTGTGGGTACTTGGTTAAAGAATTCGCCAATTCGGAAGCGGTTAAGCCGGATTTCACAATCGCTTCCGAAAGCTTTATCGCTGACAACAAGCCGTCACCCGTTGTATTATGCTCAAGGAAGATAATGTGACCAGACTGCTCACCACCCAATGCATAGTCACCAGCTCGCATGGCTTCTAGTACATATCGATCCCCAACCTTGGTCTGAACAAAATCAATTCCCTCAGCATCCAAGAAGTGGTTTAAGCCCAAATTCGCCATAATCGTGCCCACTACCATATTGTTCTTCAACTTGCCCTGTTCTTTCAATGAACGCGCGCAAATTGCTAAAACGTGATCCCCGTCAATTAAATTTCCATGTTCATCAACACCCATTAATCGATCGGCGTCTCCATCAAAAGCAAGTCCGAAATCCGCACCTGATTCCAATACCAGCTCTTGCAAGCCATCAGGATGGGTTGATCCACACTCCACATTGATATTCAATCCGTTTGGTGAGTGATTGATCACAATCGCCTCTGCACCCAATCTTTCAAAGATTGCTGGAGCGGCTTGATAGCTTGCGCCATTTCCACAATCCAAAACGACTTTAACACCCTTTAAGGAAATGTCCGATGCATTTTCCAAGAAGTCCAGGTACTCACCCACGCCATTACGAACCGCAATGCGTTGTCCCACATCTCGTCCAATTGGTCGATAGCTAATTCCCTCTTCACTTGCAATAATCGCCTCAATCTCATCTTCCATTTCATCGGTAAGTTTGAATCCGTTGCGGTTGAAAAATTTAATTCCGTTAAATTCAACCGGATTATGAGAAGCTGAAATCACAACACCTGCATCCGCTTCATATTCTCGTGTTAAAAATGCAACGGCAGGTGTTGGTACCACGCCTACACACAAGGCATCAGAACCAACTGAACAGATCCCCGCAACAAGTGCTGCTTCCAATAAATCACAGGAGCGACGCGTGTCCATCCCAACAATGACTTTCCCTTGTTTTACACCCTTTGTAATCACATAGGTCGCAACTCGGCCCAATTGAAAAGCCAATTCCGGTGTCAGCTCAGAATTTGCCACACCACGCACACCATCTGTTCCAAATAATCTTGCCATCTTGTTAGTTCCTCCTTGGAGTCTTAATTAGTTTTATTAGTATTCCCAGCGATAAAACCAGGAAAAACGGTATCAACCAAAATCCAACAGCAGCACCGCTGCGCTGAGTGATGGTCCCCACAAGAAATTCTCCTGCCATCCGCACAATAGCAGCCACCATATTCACAGCTCCTATGACACGCATGGAGTTATCTGGATATTGTTCATTCATCACCAACATTAAGGTCGGAATGCAGATCGAAGCAAATAAACCTGAAAAAGCAATCATAAATGCACTGATCGCAGGAATCAAAAGACCAATAGCGATACTGGTGATCATTAGCCCCATAAACAAGGCAGCAATCTTTTTATAAGAAAATCGATCAATAAAAACACTTCCACCAAGTCGCCCGATTGTTAAAAAGACAAAGAACAAGGCTGCCATCTTTGACGCACTTCCTTGAGGCATAGACAAAGCGAATTTCATATAGTTTGGAAACCAATTGATTAGCGCCAATTCCGCCGTTAAATAAAAGCCGAATACCCCAGCCAACATCCAAAAATTCATTTCTTTCCAAAATCCACGACCAGCAT
This genomic window contains:
- the glmM gene encoding phosphoglucosamine mutase: MARLFGTDGVRGVANSELTPELAFQLGRVATYVITKGVKQGKVIVGMDTRRSCDLLEAALVAGICSVGSDALCVGVVPTPAVAFLTREYEADAGVVISASHNPVEFNGIKFFNRNGFKLTDEMEDEIEAIIASEEGISYRPIGRDVGQRIAVRNGVGEYLDFLENASDISLKGVKVVLDCGNGASYQAAPAIFERLGAEAIVINHSPNGLNINVECGSTHPDGLQELVLESGADFGLAFDGDADRLMGVDEHGNLIDGDHVLAICARSLKEQGKLKNNMVVGTIMANLGLNHFLDAEGIDFVQTKVGDRYVLEAMRAGDYALGGEQSGHIIFLEHNTTGDGLLSAIKLSEAIVKSGLTASELANSLTKYPQVLLNAIVSNQNKHAYMEDEEVAKRIAEIEAHFHGEGRVVIRPSGTEPLVRVMLEGKDEIEMRKMAADLVKLIETRLGK
- the glmS gene encoding glutamine--fructose-6-phosphate transaminase (isomerizing) — encoded protein: MCGIVGYIGNKQATEVLLEGLSRLEYRGYDSAGVAIFANQHIQVEKRAGRLANLAGVIEHSPIQGQMGIGHTRWATHGAPSDQNSHPHTSETQEIAVVHNGIIENYMDIKKWLQETHKIEFRSETDSEVIAHLIAHYYDDDLKCAVQKAMERLQGAYAIAVMSQKEPNRLIAVRKDSPLIVGKGVDENFIASDIPAILKYTRDVYFLENGELVDLKRDGISIVDEFDRPVDREIFHVNWDLASAEKEGYPHFMLKEIEEQPTGVRETLTQRLSADGSLHLEGLTMTAEDFKQIKEVVIVACGTAYHAGLIGKGLIERYAKIPVTVDVASEFRYRDLFVNEHTLFIACSQSGETLDTLAALREAKRRGARVLSVCNVVGSSVARESDDVMYTWAGPEIAVASTKAFTTQLMAFQLMALRFAELKGVMDPEEIQSVIEDLKRLPEQIQEVLNTKEDLSNLANQHFHKDKVLFLGRGMDSDIALEGSLKLKEISYINSFAIAAGEMKHGTIALIEEGTLVFCLATQSHVYEKTLSNMKEVKARGAYVVAIVAEDAKEVDEIADVVIRLPKTRSTLMPILSVLPMQLFAYYTSIERGNDVDKPRNLAKSVTVE